Proteins encoded by one window of Arachis ipaensis cultivar K30076 chromosome B04, Araip1.1, whole genome shotgun sequence:
- the LOC107636302 gene encoding uncharacterized protein LOC107636302, with protein sequence MGTILQDHSKLDSDTVAEAIRPLVESDPSIKVKSIITEVQSRFNYTISYRKAWLTKQKSIAKVFGGWEDSYQALAWWLSVMTQKMPGSIVQIETRPLYNGTEEADGTLLVAVAQDGNQNIVPIAFALVEGETADAWHFFLRNLRKHVVRSDGVGYSRIVEEYNINYKRLEERGEAYARWCDAIGLRHWVLTFDEGHRWGHMTTNLVECINSILKGARNLPVLALVRATYYRLNEIFTRKSAETHERKRAGFNYSVFAQHRIEANIQRAGNIVVHRFDRRNEVFEVREMPNGKVLVERLPYRHVIACCANQRLDWQLYVHDVYRMTEVCKVYRFEFVPLGDAETWPAYQGPTLVANLALRRTSKGRPKLT encoded by the exons ATGGGAACGATTTTACAGGATCATTCCAAGTTAGACTCGGACACAGTTGCTGAGGCTATAAGGCCATTGGTTGAGAGTGACCCGTCCATCAAGGTCAAATCTATAATTACGGAAGTCCAGTCAAGGTTTAACTACACCATCAGTTACCGAAAGGCTTGGTTGACAAAGCAGAAGTCCATAGCCAAAGTTTTTGGTGGTTGGGAGGATTCTTATCAAGCTTTGGCATGGTGGCTCTCGGTCATGACTCAGAAGATGCCTGGCTCAATAGTCCAAATAGAAACACGACCACTGTACAATGGGACTGAGGAGGCGGATG GTACACTTCTAGTTGCTGTTGCACAAGATGGAAACCAGAACATTGTGCCTATCGCCTTTGCCCTGGTGGAGGGCGAGACAGCTGATGCGTGGCACTTCTTTCTAAGGAATCTACGAAAGCATGTTGTTAGATCAGACGGCGTGG GGTATTCAAGGATAGTGGAGGAGTACAACATCAATTACAAGAGGTTGGAAGAGCGAGGCGAGGCATATGCCCGGTGGTGCGATGCCATTGGACTTAGACACTGGGTATTGACATTTGATGAGGGTCATCGATGGGGCCATATGACGACGAACCTTGTGGAGTGCATTAATTCAATTTTGAAGGGTGCCCGAAACCTCCCAGTGTTGGCACTCGTCCGAGCAACGTATTATCGGTTAAACGAAATTTTTACGCGAAAGAGTGCCGAGACTCACGAACGCAAGCGTGCTGGATTTAATTACTCTGTATTTGCACAACATAGGATAGAAGCAAACATCCAACGTGCTGGGAATATAGTTGTGCACCGGTTTGATAGACGGAACGAGGTGTTTGAGGTTCGTGAAATGCCTAATGGAAAGGTGTTG GTGGAACGACTACCATATCGACATGTTATTGCTTGTTGTGCAAACCAGCGACTTGATTGGCAGCTGTATGTGCATGATGTGTACAGAATGACAGAGGTTTGTAAAGTCTACAGATTTGAGTTTGTACCATTAGGCGATGCAGAGACATGGCCTGCTTATCAGGGACCCACATTGGTCGCTAATCTCGCCTTGAGGAGAACATCGAAAGGTCGTCCCAAGTTGACCTGA